Proteins encoded by one window of Lycium barbarum isolate Lr01 chromosome 11, ASM1917538v2, whole genome shotgun sequence:
- the LOC132618131 gene encoding uncharacterized protein LOC132618131 isoform X2 — MAWKTQDDLENSDPLQDSGTNEWPCKPIIESSSWATKWPNDSTKSKLQTPLPTPQDEAANNAQLPALLTVSKYLNSTLSQDDDEEFSEYIGEDGLVYFQNVDEGFQDYDFFVKLFKEDDGLRMYYEENKESGGVFCCLVCCGVKEKGWKRFKDCASLVQHAISIAKTSKRRAHRAYCKVVCEILGWDVNKLPAIVISASDKFDIMQGNADDGGENCLTGQCKSTNSVSISDTEASLSKLSLIDERKQGKDGGSAELEHNSSSGVTADRSLEDLSKGTPETTKENTEGVFNCVNYESKSKAGVDGLLEDLSYLTLETQKGNAEGAADCVEPSKECPVVTTEEKESQKDDDAHKNHK, encoded by the exons ATGGCCTGGAAAACCCAAGATGACCTCGAAAATTCCGACCCACTTCAAGATTCCGGTACCAACGAATGGCCCTGTAAACCCATCATTGAATCATCAAGCTGGGCTACCAAATGGCCAAACGACAGTACAAAATCAAAACTCCAAACCCCTTTACCAACCCCTCAAGATGAAGCCGCAAACAACGCTCAACTCCCAGCATTACTCACAGTTTCCAAATACTTAAACTCAACACTAAGCCAAGACGATGATGAAGAGTTTTCTGAGTATATAGGTGAAGATGGACTTGTTTATTTCCAAAATGTGGATGAGGGTTTTCAAGATTATGATTTTTTTGTTAAGTTGTTTAAGGAGGATGATGGGTTGAGGATGTATTATGAGGAAAATAAGGAGAGTGGTGGTGTGTTTTGTTGTCTCGTTTGTTGTGGGGTTAAGGAGAAAGGGTGGAAAAGGTTTAAGGATTGTGCGTCACTTGTTCAGCATGCTATAAGTATTGCTAAGACATCGAAAAGACGGGCTCATCGGGCTTATTGTAAGGTTGTTTGTGAAATTCTTGGTTGGGATGTTAATAAGCTGCCTGCTATTGTGATTTCTGCTAGTGATAAG TTTGACATAATGCAGGGGAACGCAGATGATGGTGGTGAAAATTGTTTGACTGGTCAATGCAAATCCACAAACTCTGTAAGTATCAGCGATACTGAAGCGTCTCTGTCGAAATTGTCTTTGATTGATGAAAGGAAACAAGGAAAAGATGGTGGCTCCGCAGAATTAGAG CACAATTCTTCAAGTGGAGTCACTGCCGATAGAAGCTTGGAAGATCTCAGCAAAGGTACTCCTGAAACAACCAAAGAGAACACAGAGGGGGTCTTTAACTGTGTG AATTATGAGAGCAAAAGCAAAGCTGGTGTTGATGGACTCTTGGAAGATCTCAGCTATCTTACTCTTGAAACGCAGAAAGGGAATGCAGAGGGTGCAGCTGATTGCGTG GAACCTTCCAAGGAGTGTCCTGTTGTTACAacagaagaaaaagaaagtcAGAAGGATGATGACGCACATAAAAATCACAAATGA
- the LOC132618131 gene encoding uncharacterized protein LOC132618131 isoform X1 produces the protein MAWKTQDDLENSDPLQDSGTNEWPCKPIIESSSWATKWPNDSTKSKLQTPLPTPQDEAANNAQLPALLTVSKYLNSTLSQDDDEEFSEYIGEDGLVYFQNVDEGFQDYDFFVKLFKEDDGLRMYYEENKESGGVFCCLVCCGVKEKGWKRFKDCASLVQHAISIAKTSKRRAHRAYCKVVCEILGWDVNKLPAIVISASDKFDIMQGNADDGGENCLTGQCKSTNSVSISDTEASLSKLSLIDERKQGKDGGSAELEHNSSSGVTADRSLEDLSKGTPETTKENTEGVFNCVKNYESKSKAGVDGLLEDLSYLTLETQKGNAEGAADCVEPSKECPVVTTEEKESQKDDDAHKNHK, from the exons ATGGCCTGGAAAACCCAAGATGACCTCGAAAATTCCGACCCACTTCAAGATTCCGGTACCAACGAATGGCCCTGTAAACCCATCATTGAATCATCAAGCTGGGCTACCAAATGGCCAAACGACAGTACAAAATCAAAACTCCAAACCCCTTTACCAACCCCTCAAGATGAAGCCGCAAACAACGCTCAACTCCCAGCATTACTCACAGTTTCCAAATACTTAAACTCAACACTAAGCCAAGACGATGATGAAGAGTTTTCTGAGTATATAGGTGAAGATGGACTTGTTTATTTCCAAAATGTGGATGAGGGTTTTCAAGATTATGATTTTTTTGTTAAGTTGTTTAAGGAGGATGATGGGTTGAGGATGTATTATGAGGAAAATAAGGAGAGTGGTGGTGTGTTTTGTTGTCTCGTTTGTTGTGGGGTTAAGGAGAAAGGGTGGAAAAGGTTTAAGGATTGTGCGTCACTTGTTCAGCATGCTATAAGTATTGCTAAGACATCGAAAAGACGGGCTCATCGGGCTTATTGTAAGGTTGTTTGTGAAATTCTTGGTTGGGATGTTAATAAGCTGCCTGCTATTGTGATTTCTGCTAGTGATAAG TTTGACATAATGCAGGGGAACGCAGATGATGGTGGTGAAAATTGTTTGACTGGTCAATGCAAATCCACAAACTCTGTAAGTATCAGCGATACTGAAGCGTCTCTGTCGAAATTGTCTTTGATTGATGAAAGGAAACAAGGAAAAGATGGTGGCTCCGCAGAATTAGAG CACAATTCTTCAAGTGGAGTCACTGCCGATAGAAGCTTGGAAGATCTCAGCAAAGGTACTCCTGAAACAACCAAAGAGAACACAGAGGGGGTCTTTAACTGTGTG AAGAATTATGAGAGCAAAAGCAAAGCTGGTGTTGATGGACTCTTGGAAGATCTCAGCTATCTTACTCTTGAAACGCAGAAAGGGAATGCAGAGGGTGCAGCTGATTGCGTG GAACCTTCCAAGGAGTGTCCTGTTGTTACAacagaagaaaaagaaagtcAGAAGGATGATGACGCACATAAAAATCACAAATGA
- the LOC132618131 gene encoding uncharacterized protein LOC132618131 isoform X3, which yields MAWKTQDDLENSDPLQDSGTNEWPCKPIIESSSWATKWPNDSTKSKLQTPLPTPQDEAANNAQLPALLTVSKYLNSTLSQDDDEEFSEYIGEDGLVYFQNVDEGFQDYDFFVKLFKEDDGLRMYYEENKESGGVFCCLVCCGVKEKGWKRFKDCASLVQHAISIAKTSKRRAHRAYCKVVCEILGWDVNKLPAIVISASDKGNADDGGENCLTGQCKSTNSVSISDTEASLSKLSLIDERKQGKDGGSAELEHNSSSGVTADRSLEDLSKGTPETTKENTEGVFNCVKNYESKSKAGVDGLLEDLSYLTLETQKGNAEGAADCVEPSKECPVVTTEEKESQKDDDAHKNHK from the exons ATGGCCTGGAAAACCCAAGATGACCTCGAAAATTCCGACCCACTTCAAGATTCCGGTACCAACGAATGGCCCTGTAAACCCATCATTGAATCATCAAGCTGGGCTACCAAATGGCCAAACGACAGTACAAAATCAAAACTCCAAACCCCTTTACCAACCCCTCAAGATGAAGCCGCAAACAACGCTCAACTCCCAGCATTACTCACAGTTTCCAAATACTTAAACTCAACACTAAGCCAAGACGATGATGAAGAGTTTTCTGAGTATATAGGTGAAGATGGACTTGTTTATTTCCAAAATGTGGATGAGGGTTTTCAAGATTATGATTTTTTTGTTAAGTTGTTTAAGGAGGATGATGGGTTGAGGATGTATTATGAGGAAAATAAGGAGAGTGGTGGTGTGTTTTGTTGTCTCGTTTGTTGTGGGGTTAAGGAGAAAGGGTGGAAAAGGTTTAAGGATTGTGCGTCACTTGTTCAGCATGCTATAAGTATTGCTAAGACATCGAAAAGACGGGCTCATCGGGCTTATTGTAAGGTTGTTTGTGAAATTCTTGGTTGGGATGTTAATAAGCTGCCTGCTATTGTGATTTCTGCTAGTGATAAG GGGAACGCAGATGATGGTGGTGAAAATTGTTTGACTGGTCAATGCAAATCCACAAACTCTGTAAGTATCAGCGATACTGAAGCGTCTCTGTCGAAATTGTCTTTGATTGATGAAAGGAAACAAGGAAAAGATGGTGGCTCCGCAGAATTAGAG CACAATTCTTCAAGTGGAGTCACTGCCGATAGAAGCTTGGAAGATCTCAGCAAAGGTACTCCTGAAACAACCAAAGAGAACACAGAGGGGGTCTTTAACTGTGTG AAGAATTATGAGAGCAAAAGCAAAGCTGGTGTTGATGGACTCTTGGAAGATCTCAGCTATCTTACTCTTGAAACGCAGAAAGGGAATGCAGAGGGTGCAGCTGATTGCGTG GAACCTTCCAAGGAGTGTCCTGTTGTTACAacagaagaaaaagaaagtcAGAAGGATGATGACGCACATAAAAATCACAAATGA